A region of the Capsicum annuum cultivar UCD-10X-F1 unplaced genomic scaffold, UCD10Xv1.1 ctg80250, whole genome shotgun sequence genome:
GCTTTATTGAAGAATGTGCTTGATATATTTGTTGAAATTGGAATGGGGGAAATGGGCTATTATGAGAATGACTTTGAAGATGCAATGCTTAAAGATACTGCAGCTTATTATTCTCAGAAAGCTTCAAGTTGGAGTGTGGAAGATTCTTGTCCAGATTATATGTTAAAGGTAcaattcaattttccaattgccaTAAGTTCATAAATTGTTTTAAATTGCCACGGTAAATTGTGATACTTGTGCTTTGCTTACACAGGCAG
Encoded here:
- the LOC124895155 gene encoding cullin-like protein 3, with amino-acid sequence MGEMGYYENDFEDAMLKDTAAYYSQKASSWSVEDSCPDYMLKAEECLKKEKDRVSHYLRVSSETKLLEVSIGICIATCNLNF